The genomic stretch CAGCCTGTGAAAGATGCATATCGGACGGCAGGGATGCAGGCCTTAATTCCGGCGGGGGTTCCACCATCCGCCCGGTCTTTTTGAAATAGGCCTCCATGACCTTCCTGACGATGGGGGCCGCGGCAGACCCTCCATGGCCGCCGTGTTCCATAATGACGGCAACGGCGATTTCAGGCTTTTCCATGGGCCCGCACGCAACAAACCAGGCATGGTCCTGGTACTTTTCCGCAAGCTCTTTGCTCATTTTTTCACCCTGCTGATTCATCCGGATGACCTGGGCCGTGCCGGTTTTGCCGGCAATCCTGATGCCGTTGATCCGCGCCTTGCCCCCTGTCCCTTGAGGCTCCGAGACCACGTCTTCCAAGGCATCCCGGACAAGATTCAGGGTCTCAGGCGAAATATGAATTTGGGAGAGAACCTGAGGAGAAAATGCCTTCAACGTCTCCCCCTTGTAGTTTTCTATACGCTTGACCAATTGGGGCCGGTAGACGGTCCCGCCGTTGGCCACGGCGCCGATCAGATCGGCGAGCTGGAACGGCGTAACGAGGACATATCCCTGGCCGATGGCGGCGCTCAGATTTTCACCCGGGTACCAGGGTTCCCCGGTGGCCTTCTTTTTCCACTCCCGGGTCGGGATCAGGCCCGGCTTCTCTCCATCCATGCCGATCCCGGTGAGATTCCCAAGACCCAGACCTTTGGCGTAATACGCGATCCTGTCAATCCCCAGCCTCTGGCCCATCTCATAAAAATAGACATCGCAGGACTCCACGATGGCGCGGTGCAGATAAACGGCGCCGTGCCCCTGTTTTCTCCAGCAGCGGTAAGCCCTTCCGCCGAAAAAGGTGTACCCTCGGCAATAGAGGGTTTCGTTCGGCGTGACCTTGTGTTCTTCGAGCGCGGCGATGGACATGACGATCTTGAATACCGAGCCCGGAGGATATTGTCCAGAGATGGCCTTGTTGGTAAGCGGGTGTTTTGGATCCAAAATGAGCTGTCTCCAATACTCTTTGGCGATCCCTCCTGGAAAGAGGTTGGGGTCATAGGCCGGCCGGCTGATCATGGCGAGCACCTCGCCGTTGTTAGGATTGATGACCACCCCGGCGCCTGCATAGTCCCCGAAGGCATCCTCAAGCGCCTTCTGGAGATCGTAATCCATGGTCAGAACAGCCCGATTCCCGGACTCAGGCGGCCGGTAAGAGATCTCTTCGATGACCCTCCCCACGGAGTTGACCTCGATCTGATGTACACCATCCCTCCCCTTGAGATAGGATTCCAGGCTCTTTTCGAGTCCTGCCTTCCCGATCACATCTCCGATCCTGTAATTCCTGTAGGCGCCGCTCATTAATTCTGCGGGATTGATCTCTCCGATATACCCGAAGAGATGCGCAAAAAGATCGCCGTCCCGGTAGTTCCTGAAGGGTTCCGGTATAATGGAGACCCCGGCAAGGTCCAGATGGTTGACCTCGATCAGGGCCACGGTCTCCCAGTCCGCATTGGAAAGGAGCCGGATCGGTTGAAACACCCGGACCCCGTTCTCCCGGGCGGTCCGTATGGTATGGTAGAAATCGGAGGCAGGGATCCCGAGAAGCTGGGAAAGGCGAGCCAGGGTTTGATCCAGATCCCGGACGTCTTCCAGCGTGATGGTCAGATCGAATCCCGGTTTGGTGTCTCCCAGCAGGACGCCGTTCCGGTCGACGAATTCTCCCCTCGGTGAGACCACACGCTCAACCCGGATCCGCTGCCTCTCAGAGCGCTCCTTGAAGTAGCCCCCTTTCATGATCTGGAGATACCAGGCCCTTGAGATCAGAACCACAAAGAAAACGGCCAGAACTATGGAGAGGATCTTGACTCGGCTCTGGTACGGGGTCAATGCCTGGTCATTGATGTTCAATATCATGCGGAAACCTCTTGATGACTTTTTACGAGCCCATCAGCCCTTGTCGGAAGAGCCCTCTTGCTGTCTGATCCATGCCCTTTTCTGGACCAGGAAGAGGCAGAGGGATCCTACAAGGGCATTCCACAGCGTAGAGGGGAGAACCATCCCGCGCAGGGCGCCCTGCAAGGGGATGTCTCCGACAAAGAGATAGATCAGAAAAAGATTCAGGAACCCGTTCATCAAGGAAAAAACCACGAGCAAGACAAAATGGATCATCACATTTCTGGAGAAAATCCCCAAACCGAATACGGCTGAAAAATACCCGATGAGCGCCTTTAGAAACATTTGGACACCCAGATGTTCCCCGGAGAGGACATCGGTGAGGATCCCCAGGTATGCGCCCACAGTCATCCCTTTGACCTTCCCGTGGAAATACCCGAAATAATAGGTCACGATCAGGACGAGATCGAGCGGGAACGAAAACGGGAGAAAGCTTAAAATATGCGTCTGAACCGGAACCGATAATGTCATCAGAAAAAGAGTCAGCAGAAATTTCATTCTTGGACACTCTTCAATGGCTGGTCATCACCAGGGCGCCGGCTCTCCTTGACCACAAAGGCCTCCTCCAGCCTGGAAAATTCCACGGCAGGCGAAACCAGAACCTCCTGGAAGAGCCCGTAAGGCTTTTTTTGAACCGAGGTCACGGTCCCAATGACCAGCCCCTTGGGGTAAACACCGCCCAGACCCGAGGAAAGGACCAGATCCCCCTTCCTGACGTCGGCAAGACGATCCAGATATTTGATCCGGCATAAATCAGCGATCTTCCCCTCAACAATCCCTTGTGCCCGGGTCCTCTGAACCAGTGCGGGAACCGCGCTGTTGCTG from Nitrospirae bacterium CG2_30_53_67 encodes the following:
- a CDS encoding penicillin-binding protein 2; amino-acid sequence: MILNINDQALTPYQSRVKILSIVLAVFFVVLISRAWYLQIMKGGYFKERSERQRIRVERVVSPRGEFVDRNGVLLGDTKPGFDLTITLEDVRDLDQTLARLSQLLGIPASDFYHTIRTARENGVRVFQPIRLLSNADWETVALIEVNHLDLAGVSIIPEPFRNYRDGDLFAHLFGYIGEINPAELMSGAYRNYRIGDVIGKAGLEKSLESYLKGRDGVHQIEVNSVGRVIEEISYRPPESGNRAVLTMDYDLQKALEDAFGDYAGAGVVINPNNGEVLAMISRPAYDPNLFPGGIAKEYWRQLILDPKHPLTNKAISGQYPPGSVFKIVMSIAALEEHKVTPNETLYCRGYTFFGGRAYRCWRKQGHGAVYLHRAIVESCDVYFYEMGQRLGIDRIAYYAKGLGLGNLTGIGMDGEKPGLIPTREWKKKATGEPWYPGENLSAAIGQGYVLVTPFQLADLIGAVANGGTVYRPQLVKRIENYKGETLKAFSPQVLSQIHISPETLNLVRDALEDVVSEPQGTGGKARINGIRIAGKTGTAQVIRMNQQGEKMSKELAEKYQDHAWFVACGPMEKPEIAVAVIMEHGGHGGSAAAPIVRKVMEAYFKKTGRMVEPPPELRPASLPSDMHLSQA
- a CDS encoding rod shape-determining protein MreD encodes the protein MKFLLTLFLMTLSVPVQTHILSFLPFSFPLDLVLIVTYYFGYFHGKVKGMTVGAYLGILTDVLSGEHLGVQMFLKALIGYFSAVFGLGIFSRNVMIHFVLLVVFSLMNGFLNLFLIYLFVGDIPLQGALRGMVLPSTLWNALVGSLCLFLVQKRAWIRQQEGSSDKG